One window of Campylobacter sp. RM12651 genomic DNA carries:
- a CDS encoding molybdopterin-dependent oxidoreductase produces the protein MCYHLIKNNLHDEKFLKKYTVGFAKLKERLFDENNPKTPELAEKITGIKAEKIKELAELMAKNRTMIMAGWGFQRAHHGEQAHWAMITLASVLGQIGLDGGGYGFSYHYSDGGVPTPGAVTGNANSGNIEDKANNFSGFPGLAGISTKTTIKGEWDNRTNEVIPVSRIVDMLENPGKEYEFDGKVKTFPLIKSIYWAGGNPMHHHQDRNRQLKAFAKVDSFIVQDCFWTASARHADLVLPSTTEIERNDITKAHTNKYIFAMKECIKPMYNSRNDYDIFCGIIKHFSEEKYQAFTEGKTANEWIKYFYEQSREKAAASGLSMPTFDEFWAKGYVEFKAPKEAKNFVKMKDFRDDPITNRLGTPSGKIEIFSKKIDKFGYDDCKGLVQFYEPAEYLGNAKKYKLNLITPHPKYRLHSQLNNTFLRDFEEVEGKESLWMNPIDAKARGIKNGDIVRIFNDRGEILGGVLVTEYVKPGVIRMQEGSWYNPNKKGLCLHGDVNVLIADIPSSKLACGNQATALVEIEKYTKEIPALDLFRQPKFKA, from the coding sequence ATGTGTTATCATCTAATTAAAAACAATCTTCACGATGAAAAATTCCTTAAAAAATACACAGTAGGATTTGCTAAATTAAAAGAAAGATTATTTGATGAGAATAATCCAAAAACTCCTGAATTAGCAGAAAAAATTACAGGTATAAAAGCAGAAAAAATAAAAGAATTAGCAGAACTTATGGCTAAAAATAGAACTATGATTATGGCAGGTTGGGGTTTTCAAAGGGCTCATCACGGAGAGCAAGCTCACTGGGCTATGATAACTCTTGCATCTGTTTTAGGACAAATTGGACTTGATGGTGGTGGATATGGGTTTAGCTACCATTATTCAGATGGTGGAGTTCCAACTCCGGGTGCAGTTACGGGCAATGCTAATAGTGGTAATATTGAAGATAAAGCAAATAATTTTAGTGGTTTTCCTGGACTTGCAGGAATTAGCACAAAAACTACTATAAAAGGGGAGTGGGATAATAGAACTAACGAAGTAATTCCTGTTTCAAGAATAGTAGATATGCTTGAAAATCCTGGTAAAGAATATGAATTTGATGGCAAAGTTAAGACCTTCCCTTTAATTAAGTCAATTTATTGGGCTGGTGGTAATCCAATGCACCATCATCAAGATAGAAATAGACAATTAAAAGCATTTGCTAAGGTTGATAGCTTTATAGTTCAAGATTGTTTTTGGACTGCTAGTGCAAGACATGCTGATTTAGTTCTACCGTCTACTACTGAAATAGAAAGAAATGATATAACTAAAGCACATACAAACAAATATATCTTCGCTATGAAAGAATGTATAAAGCCTATGTATAACTCAAGAAATGATTATGATATTTTTTGTGGAATTATTAAGCATTTTAGTGAAGAAAAATACCAAGCTTTTACAGAGGGTAAAACTGCAAATGAATGGATTAAATACTTTTACGAACAATCAAGAGAAAAAGCAGCAGCAAGTGGCCTATCAATGCCAACCTTTGATGAGTTCTGGGCTAAAGGCTATGTAGAATTTAAAGCTCCTAAAGAAGCTAAGAATTTCGTAAAAATGAAAGATTTTAGAGATGACCCAATTACTAATAGATTAGGAACTCCAAGTGGTAAGATAGAAATATTTTCTAAAAAGATTGATAAGTTTGGCTATGATGATTGCAAAGGCTTAGTTCAATTTTATGAACCAGCTGAATATTTAGGCAATGCTAAAAAATATAAATTAAATCTAATAACTCCACATCCAAAGTATAGATTACACTCACAACTTAATAATACTTTTTTAAGAGATTTTGAAGAAGTAGAAGGAAAAGAAAGCTTATGGATGAATCCAATTGATGCAAAAGCTCGTGGTATTAAAAATGGAGATATAGTTCGTATATTTAATGATAGAGGGGAAATACTAGGTGGTGTTTTAGTAACTGAATATGTTAAACCTGGTGTAATTAGAATGCAAGAAGGCTCTTGGTATAATCCTAATAAAAAAGGCTTATGCTTACACGGAGATGTAAATGTGCTTATAGCTGATATCCCAAGTAGCAAACTTGCTTGTGGTAATCAAGCAACTGCTTTAGTAGAAATAGAAAAATATACTAAAGAAATTCCAGCACTTGATTTATTTAGACAACCAAAGTTTAAAGCATAA
- a CDS encoding MFS transporter, producing the protein MQSNFKFMLLIVSLGSFLSTLALNQILPLLPFIMQEYGVSGDKISLYSGLAYAGSTLTMALFAPLWGILADKYGRKKMLLRASFGMGLCLLISVFLKTAESFITLRFIMGFFSGFNPACIALIAVNAPKDDVNVSLAKLSSFQITGSLLGPLFGGVLMHFFDFRVQFAISGFLLISIFLLILFFVKEDFTPVPKGEKIRLDKGLYSFVIVLCLASFLVQYSQTFIGPIIGLFVSKLVDHKELATGFCFSLAGIASAIFAPKLSKLAKDYGEVNLILISTFALFICLILHYFTSHNFWLFCLVRFITGISFCSIMPSVYSMIRKKIPKQISSKIFGINQSFYGLGAFFGSLSGGYFYNLYDEKVFFICASFILASCFLVFFYKRIGSK; encoded by the coding sequence ATGCAAAGTAATTTTAAATTTATGCTTTTAATAGTTTCATTAGGTTCATTTTTAAGCACATTAGCGCTTAATCAAATTCTACCGCTTTTACCATTTATTATGCAAGAATATGGAGTGAGCGGAGATAAGATTAGCTTATATAGTGGTTTAGCTTATGCTGGTAGCACGCTTACTATGGCGTTGTTTGCACCATTATGGGGTATTTTAGCTGATAAATATGGTCGTAAAAAAATGCTTTTAAGAGCTAGTTTTGGTATGGGCTTGTGCTTGTTAATTAGCGTATTTTTAAAAACCGCAGAATCATTTATAACACTTAGATTTATTATGGGATTTTTTTCTGGGTTTAACCCTGCTTGTATTGCATTAATAGCTGTTAATGCTCCTAAAGATGATGTGAATGTATCTCTTGCAAAACTTAGCTCATTTCAGATAACAGGCTCGCTTTTAGGACCATTGTTTGGTGGAGTATTAATGCACTTTTTTGATTTTAGAGTTCAGTTTGCAATATCGGGATTTTTATTAATTAGTATATTTTTATTGATATTATTTTTTGTAAAAGAAGATTTTACTCCAGTTCCTAAAGGCGAAAAAATAAGGCTTGATAAAGGCTTGTATTCATTTGTAATAGTTTTGTGTTTAGCTTCGTTTTTAGTGCAGTATTCTCAAACATTTATAGGTCCTATAATCGGCTTATTTGTTTCAAAATTAGTAGACCATAAAGAATTAGCTACAGGTTTTTGCTTTAGTTTAGCAGGAATTGCTAGTGCTATATTTGCTCCGAAATTATCAAAATTAGCAAAAGATTATGGAGAAGTTAATTTGATTTTAATTAGCACTTTTGCTTTGTTTATATGTTTAATATTGCATTATTTTACTAGCCATAATTTTTGGTTATTTTGCTTAGTTAGGTTTATAACCGGTATTAGTTTTTGCTCTATTATGCCTAGTGTTTATTCTATGATAAGAAAAAAGATACCTAAACAAATTAGCTCAAAAATATTTGGAATAAATCAGAGTTTTTACGGATTAGGTGCGTTTTTTGGTAGTTTAAGTGGTGGGTATTTTTATAACTTATATGATGAAAAAGTGTTTTTTATTTGTGCTAGTTTTATTTTAGCTAGTTGTTTTTTAGTTTTCTTTTATAAAAGAATAGGTTCAAAATAA
- a CDS encoding tyrosine-type recombinase/integrase, translating to MKYPLDCEDNFSKSFLFWIAKFLKFKLNSLSNKLLEKAEELREINIALSKNNFTIEELDELAKKSRNIGMIGVNTYFNPIKKFYEQIIHYKLYSLKLIDEELVIEILSSITAGLSDASKKNHKIAIVNFFKFLSSQNKDDDSSYVYEIELKNWSGLNSSSGHKLPEFMSEEQMKTFLNTLNNYEFKSNQDRNKLAIKIILFTGVRVNEVLRLRLKDISYENDLISLRIHAKGNKYRVVLLNINSIKEHLEYFNNFAEPNQYLFTNKQGKPLTQAYISRLIENVLLAAGIRKEKNGAHMLRHSFATLLYKKEKDLLLVQEALGHASLNTSRIYTHFDNDKLKLAAKIANNLKED from the coding sequence ATGAAATACCCTTTAGATTGTGAAGACAATTTTTCAAAATCATTTTTATTTTGGATAGCTAAATTTCTAAAATTTAAATTAAATTCTTTATCAAATAAACTACTTGAAAAAGCAGAAGAATTAAGAGAGATTAATATTGCTTTAAGTAAAAATAATTTCACTATAGAAGAATTAGATGAGCTAGCTAAAAAATCAAGAAATATAGGAATGATTGGTGTAAATACTTATTTTAACCCTATTAAAAAATTTTACGAGCAAATAATTCACTATAAGCTATATTCCCTAAAACTAATTGATGAAGAATTGGTAATTGAAATTCTATCAAGTATAACAGCAGGTCTTAGTGATGCGAGTAAAAAAAATCACAAAATCGCTATAGTTAATTTTTTTAAATTTTTAAGTTCGCAAAATAAAGATGATGATAGTTCTTATGTTTATGAAATAGAGTTAAAAAACTGGTCAGGATTAAACTCATCATCAGGACACAAACTACCAGAATTTATGAGTGAAGAGCAAATGAAAACATTTTTAAATACTCTAAATAATTATGAGTTTAAAAGTAATCAAGACAGAAATAAACTTGCTATAAAAATCATATTATTTACTGGAGTAAGGGTTAATGAAGTTCTTAGATTAAGGTTAAAAGATATTAGCTATGAAAATGATTTGATAAGCCTTAGAATTCATGCTAAAGGTAATAAATATAGAGTGGTTTTACTAAATATAAATTCCATTAAAGAGCATTTAGAATATTTTAATAATTTCGCCGAACCTAATCAATACTTATTTACAAATAAACAAGGTAAGCCATTAACTCAAGCTTATATATCAAGATTAATTGAAAATGTATTATTAGCAGCCGGTATTCGCAAAGAAAAAAATGGAGCTCATATGCTAAGACATAGTTTTGCTACCCTACTTTATAAAAAAGAAAAAGATTTGTTATTAGTCCAAGAAGCCTTAGGACATGCTTCGCTTAATACTTCAAGAATTTATACTCATTTTGATAATGATAAATTAAAATTAGCAGCAAAAATAGCTAATAATTTAAAAGAAGACTAA
- the cmoB gene encoding tRNA 5-methoxyuridine(34)/uridine 5-oxyacetic acid(34) synthase CmoB: MKVIFDDIVEIYDDTLNEEDLLIKAKSLKPWRKGPFKINNIFIDSEWKSNIKYNILKKHISCIENKIVADVGCNNGYYMFRMQEFRPTKIVGFDPSQRCYEQFTFLNSLFKTNIVFERLGVADLPSYNHKFDVIFCLGVIYHRSDPVQMLKQLKQSLNTNGIVFLDTIYFDSEQPFALVPDTSYAKMSNVYFIPSIKALQNWCKKANFKEFEILATSKTTIEEQRKTDWIDGYSLEDFLEDDDFTKEGYPAPKRIYIKLKV, encoded by the coding sequence ATGAAAGTTATTTTTGATGATATTGTTGAAATTTATGATGATACATTAAATGAAGAAGATTTATTAATTAAAGCAAAAAGCCTTAAACCTTGGAGAAAAGGGCCTTTTAAAATAAATAATATTTTTATAGATAGTGAGTGGAAAAGCAATATAAAATATAATATTTTAAAAAAGCATATTAGTTGTATTGAGAATAAAATAGTGGCTGATGTTGGGTGCAATAATGGTTATTATATGTTTAGAATGCAAGAATTTAGACCGACTAAGATTGTCGGATTTGACCCTTCTCAAAGGTGCTATGAGCAATTTACTTTTTTAAATTCCTTATTTAAAACAAATATTGTATTTGAAAGATTAGGGGTAGCTGATTTACCAAGCTACAATCATAAATTTGATGTAATTTTTTGCTTAGGGGTGATTTATCACAGAAGCGACCCAGTGCAAATGCTAAAACAATTAAAACAAAGCCTAAACACTAATGGGATTGTATTCTTAGATACTATTTATTTTGATAGCGAACAACCTTTTGCTTTAGTTCCAGATACAAGTTATGCAAAAATGTCTAATGTATATTTTATACCAAGTATTAAAGCATTGCAAAATTGGTGTAAAAAAGCTAATTTTAAAGAATTTGAAATACTAGCAACTTCTAAAACAACAATAGAAGAGCAAAGGAAAACAGATTGGATTGATGGATATAGCTTGGAAGATTTTTTAGAAGATGATGATTTTACAAAAGAAGGTTATCCTGCACCAAAAAGAATATATATAAAATTAAAGGTATGA
- a CDS encoding DUF2018 family protein, with the protein MDDFDKLFETTPEEKLIDVLQNAPRGAVQNTIVTHSKEFLALKLLLEKQNIDYTQVEEFIFNNDALLNEMLNDVFIDLTAKILGHEG; encoded by the coding sequence ATGGATGATTTTGATAAATTATTTGAGACCACACCAGAAGAAAAACTAATAGACGTATTACAAAACGCACCAAGAGGTGCAGTTCAAAATACTATAGTAACGCATAGTAAAGAATTTTTGGCATTAAAATTATTATTAGAAAAGCAAAATATAGACTATACACAAGTTGAAGAATTTATATTTAATAATGATGCTTTGCTAAATGAAATGCTAAATGATGTTTTTATAGATTTAACAGCAAAAATTTTAGGGCATGAGGGATAA
- the efp gene encoding elongation factor P, translated as MASYSMGDLKKGLKIEIEGVPYKIVEYQHVKPGKGPAFVRIKIKSFINGKVLEKTFHAGDKCESPNLVEKEMQYLYDDGEFCQFMDNETYEQVAITEEDVGESRKWMIDGMNVSVLFHNGKAIGVEVPQVVELKIVETQPNFKGDTQGSNKKPATLESGAVVQIPFHVLEGEVIRVDTQRGEYIERANK; from the coding sequence ATGGCATCTTATTCAATGGGTGATTTAAAAAAAGGTTTAAAAATAGAAATAGAAGGAGTTCCTTATAAAATAGTGGAATATCAACATGTAAAGCCAGGTAAAGGTCCTGCTTTCGTAAGAATAAAAATAAAATCTTTCATAAATGGTAAGGTTTTAGAAAAAACTTTCCACGCAGGTGATAAATGTGAATCTCCTAACTTAGTAGAAAAAGAAATGCAATATTTATATGATGATGGAGAATTTTGCCAATTTATGGATAATGAGACTTATGAGCAAGTAGCTATAACAGAAGAAGATGTTGGCGAAAGTAGAAAATGGATGATTGATGGTATGAATGTAAGCGTATTATTCCATAACGGAAAAGCAATAGGCGTTGAAGTTCCGCAAGTTGTTGAACTAAAAATAGTTGAAACTCAACCGAATTTCAAGGGTGACACACAAGGCTCTAATAAAAAGCCAGCTACTTTAGAAAGTGGTGCAGTTGTTCAAATACCTTTCCATGTATTAGAAGGGGAAGTTATTAGAGTAGATACTCAAAGAGGCGAGTATATAGAAAGAGCTAATAAATAA
- a CDS encoding 30S ribosomal protein S1, with translation MAKLNGAHNNLEDLENIDFAAMLDEFESEKNPENISVIDGKIIKIEGDEVFVDIQDKSEGVLNISEITKDDKLLFNVDDVIKVTVVGSYNGRRLLSYKKALRKEKVVEFIKNYNEDNNDTFEVKIIGKNRGGFVAVDNNEVEFFLPKSQCSHKEINTLMNKKIKVKILKIDEETQSIVVSKRKANEEDRKKKKELINNIINDSELKEGVVRKLTSYGMFVDIGGVDGLVHYSEISYKGPVNPSTLYKEGDKVLVKIVGYDEEKKHISLSIKAALSDPWDEIKDSLEIGDILKVVVSNIENYGAFVDLGNDIEGFLHISEISWDKNVKNPRDYLKEGQEIDVEVIEIDYEKRRLRVSLKNLLPKPFDGFNEKFKVGDIVEGEISTITNFGAFVKIDNIEGLLLNDDISWTENETCKKVYKVGDKVKVKIRKIDSENQKISLSVKHLEESPSSLFAKEHRLGDVIKGIVSDIKDFGVFVKVNDKVEALIKNEDLGEVKPNIGDEIEGALIFTRNGKIRLSIKKLNLIKTREDLEKFNSDDKITIGDIIKDQLQ, from the coding sequence ATGGCTAAGTTAAATGGAGCTCATAACAATTTAGAAGATTTAGAAAACATTGATTTCGCGGCAATGTTAGATGAGTTTGAAAGCGAAAAAAATCCTGAAAATATTTCAGTAATTGATGGAAAAATTATTAAAATTGAAGGCGACGAAGTATTTGTTGATATACAAGATAAATCAGAAGGTGTTTTAAATATTAGTGAAATCACAAAAGATGATAAGCTATTATTTAATGTTGATGATGTTATTAAAGTAACAGTTGTAGGTAGTTATAATGGACGCCGTTTATTATCATACAAAAAAGCACTTCGTAAAGAAAAAGTAGTTGAATTTATTAAAAACTATAATGAAGACAATAACGATACTTTTGAAGTAAAAATTATAGGAAAAAATCGTGGTGGTTTTGTTGCAGTAGATAATAATGAAGTAGAATTTTTCTTACCAAAATCACAATGCTCTCATAAAGAAATTAATACTTTAATGAATAAAAAAATTAAAGTTAAAATATTAAAAATTGATGAAGAAACACAAAGTATAGTTGTGTCAAAAAGAAAAGCAAACGAAGAAGACCGCAAAAAGAAAAAAGAATTAATTAATAATATAATCAACGATTCAGAACTTAAAGAAGGTGTTGTTAGAAAACTTACAAGCTATGGAATGTTTGTTGATATTGGTGGAGTTGATGGCTTGGTTCATTATAGCGAAATATCTTATAAAGGTCCTGTAAATCCTAGTACTTTATACAAAGAAGGGGATAAAGTTTTAGTAAAAATTGTAGGATATGATGAAGAGAAGAAACATATTTCTTTATCAATTAAAGCAGCTTTAAGTGACCCTTGGGATGAAATTAAAGATAGCTTAGAAATTGGAGATATTTTAAAAGTAGTAGTTTCTAATATTGAAAATTATGGAGCTTTTGTAGATTTAGGAAATGATATTGAAGGATTTTTACATATAAGTGAAATTTCTTGGGATAAAAATGTTAAAAATCCAAGAGATTATTTAAAAGAAGGTCAAGAAATTGATGTTGAAGTAATTGAAATAGATTATGAAAAACGCCGTTTAAGAGTATCTCTTAAAAATTTACTTCCAAAACCTTTTGATGGCTTTAATGAGAAATTTAAAGTAGGAGATATTGTTGAAGGCGAGATTAGCACTATTACAAATTTTGGAGCTTTTGTTAAAATTGACAATATTGAAGGTTTATTATTAAATGATGATATATCTTGGACTGAAAATGAAACTTGCAAAAAAGTTTATAAAGTAGGGGATAAAGTAAAAGTTAAAATTAGAAAAATTGATAGTGAAAACCAAAAAATTTCTTTAAGTGTTAAACATTTAGAAGAAAGTCCTAGTTCATTATTTGCTAAAGAACATAGATTAGGTGATGTTATTAAAGGTATTGTAAGCGATATTAAAGACTTTGGAGTGTTCGTTAAAGTAAATGATAAAGTTGAAGCTTTAATTAAAAATGAAGATTTAGGAGAAGTTAAGCCTAATATTGGAGATGAAATTGAAGGAGCTTTAATTTTCACTAGAAATGGTAAAATTCGCTTAAGTATAAAAAAATTAAATTTAATTAAAACTCGTGAAGATTTAGAAAAATTTAATTCTGATGATAAAATTACAATAGGTGATATAATTAAAGATCAATTACAATAG
- a CDS encoding 4-hydroxy-3-methylbut-2-enyl diphosphate reductase encodes MKIELAKSYGFCFGVKRAIKQAEKTKDAATIGPLIHNNDEISRLKNDFNVKTINDITELNDEKKAIIRTHGITKQDLDILKESGREIIDATCPFVKKPQEIVEKMSNEGYEIVIFGDSNHPEVKSVRSYATTNNYVVLDEKELIDIKFKNKVALVSQTTKKVEKFMQIANFLMLKVKEVRVFNTICDATFKNQEAIKILAMKSDVMIIVGGKNSSNTKQLFLIAKEHCKDSYLIENENELDFNWFKDKNLCGISAGASTPEWIIDKVVKKIENFT; translated from the coding sequence ATGAAAATAGAATTAGCTAAAAGTTACGGATTTTGTTTTGGAGTTAAAAGAGCTATCAAACAAGCAGAAAAGACTAAAGATGCAGCCACCATTGGGCCATTAATTCACAATAATGATGAAATATCAAGATTAAAGAACGATTTTAATGTAAAGACTATTAATGATATAACAGAATTAAATGATGAGAAAAAGGCTATTATAAGAACGCATGGAATAACAAAACAAGACTTAGACATATTAAAAGAAAGTGGTAGAGAAATTATAGACGCAACTTGCCCTTTCGTTAAAAAGCCACAAGAAATTGTGGAAAAAATGAGCAACGAAGGGTATGAAATTGTTATTTTTGGTGATAGCAATCATCCAGAAGTAAAAAGCGTAAGAAGTTATGCTACTACTAATAATTATGTAGTTTTAGATGAAAAAGAACTGATAGATATTAAGTTTAAAAATAAAGTAGCTTTAGTAAGTCAAACTACAAAAAAAGTAGAAAAATTTATGCAAATAGCTAATTTTTTAATGTTAAAAGTAAAAGAAGTAAGAGTTTTTAATACAATTTGCGATGCAACATTTAAAAACCAAGAAGCTATTAAAATTCTTGCAATGAAAAGTGATGTTATGATAATTGTTGGCGGTAAAAATAGCTCAAATACAAAGCAATTATTTTTAATAGCAAAAGAGCATTGCAAAGATAGTTATTTAATTGAAAATGAAAATGAATTAGATTTTAATTGGTTTAAGGATAAAAATCTATGCGGAATTAGTGCAGGAGCTAGCACACCTGAATGGATTATTGATAAAGTTGTTAAAAAAATAGAAAATTTTACTTAA
- the aroA gene encoding 3-phosphoshikimate 1-carboxyvinyltransferase: MRIKALNKQFDLVLENIAADKSISHRAALFSLLTNGECKVKNYLYAQDCLHTLEVVRNLGATIKIYEDKNELFITPPNAIKSPNVVLDCGNSGTLMRLLIGFLASQDGFFVLSGDEYLNKRPMKRVSDILNKLGAKIDGREGANYAPLAIRGKKIDYFTFENTLKSAQVKTALILAGLLSNGCEIYESELSRDHSENLLKMIKAPIKTDGSKIEVKPLQDKLQSYEIEVPNDPSSAFFFAVLCAISDNSTLVLKNMLLNKTRIEAFKILEKMGANITYQIEKNDYENIGTITIKSSKLKAVEVSENISWLIDEIPALSIAFLYAEGNSIVKNAKELRVKESDRIKAVLENYSILGVEYEEFEDGFMVVGKSIKNNNVILKSFADHRIAMSFSLLAKDYEIEIDNVECVDASFTNFYEILSLFERQ, translated from the coding sequence ATGAGAATAAAAGCATTAAATAAACAATTTGATTTAGTTTTGGAAAATATAGCTGCAGATAAATCTATCTCTCATAGAGCTGCTTTATTTTCTTTATTAACTAATGGGGAGTGTAAGGTTAAAAATTATCTTTACGCACAAGATTGCCTACATACTTTAGAAGTTGTAAGAAATTTAGGTGCTACAATAAAAATATATGAAGATAAAAATGAATTATTTATAACACCGCCTAATGCTATCAAATCTCCTAATGTAGTTTTAGATTGTGGAAATTCTGGGACACTAATGAGACTTTTAATTGGTTTTTTAGCTAGTCAAGATGGTTTTTTTGTTTTAAGCGGAGATGAATATTTAAACAAAAGACCTATGAAAAGAGTAAGCGATATACTTAATAAACTAGGGGCTAAAATTGATGGTAGAGAAGGGGCAAATTATGCTCCTTTAGCAATTAGGGGAAAGAAAATAGATTATTTTACTTTTGAAAATACTCTAAAATCAGCACAAGTAAAAACTGCATTAATATTAGCTGGATTATTGAGTAATGGTTGCGAAATATACGAAAGCGAATTAAGCAGAGACCATTCAGAAAATTTATTAAAAATGATAAAAGCACCAATAAAAACAGATGGTTCTAAAATAGAAGTAAAACCATTACAAGATAAATTACAATCGTATGAAATAGAAGTTCCAAATGACCCTTCTTCTGCATTTTTCTTTGCTGTTTTATGTGCTATCAGTGATAATTCCACTCTAGTTTTAAAAAATATGCTTTTAAATAAAACTAGAATTGAAGCATTTAAAATTCTTGAAAAAATGGGGGCAAATATTACATATCAAATAGAGAAAAATGATTATGAAAATATAGGAACCATTACTATAAAAAGTTCTAAATTAAAGGCAGTTGAAGTTAGTGAAAATATTTCTTGGCTAATTGATGAAATACCAGCATTATCAATAGCATTTTTATATGCTGAAGGAAATTCTATTGTCAAAAATGCAAAAGAATTAAGAGTAAAAGAAAGCGATAGAATAAAGGCTGTCCTTGAAAATTATTCAATTTTAGGTGTTGAATACGAAGAATTTGAAGATGGATTTATGGTTGTTGGAAAAAGTATAAAAAATAATAATGTAATACTAAAAAGTTTTGCAGACCACAGAATAGCTATGAGTTTTTCTTTGCTAGCTAAAGATTATGAAATAGAAATTGACAATGTTGAATGTGTAGATGCTTCTTTTACAAATTTTTATGAAATTTTATCTTTATTTGAAAGACAATAA